GGAAAGTGTTCGACGTTCCCGTCTATGAACTGCTCGGCGGGAAGTACCGCGACGAAATCAAAATATACTGTGATACCCACGGCGGGGAATCCCTCGGCGAGGCCGCAGCCTACGACCCGATGGAGGTCTACACACCGGAGTCGTACGCACGGGCCGCTCGCGAGGTCGTCGACGAGGGCTTCGAGGCGCTGAAACTCGATCTCGACGTCCCGACCCACAGTTCGTACGACGAGGCTAACCGGCGGATGGACAACGAGGCCATCGAACACAAAGTGAGTCTCGTCGAGGCCGTTCGGGACGAGATCGGCTACGACATCGACCTCGGGATGGACCTCCACTGGAACTTTACCGTCGAGACGGCGGCCCGCCTCGGCAAGAAACTCGAGCCGTTCGACCTGGCATTCCTCGAAGACCCCGTGCCACCGGAGAAGTTCGAAGCCCAAAAACGCGTCACCGATGCGCTCGATATCCCGGTTTTGACCGGTGAAAACCTCGTCAAGCCACACCAGTTCAACAAGGCCGCCCGGAAGGGGATCTTCGATATCGCCGCACCGGACGTGAACAAGTGTGGCGGTCTCGGAGAGTATCGCAAGATCGCTACGATCTGTGATCTGTACGGCGTTCCTGTCGCATCTCACAACATCTCGAGCCCGCTCGGAACCGTTGCCGGTGTCCACGCCTCGGCGTCGATTCCGAACTTCCTCATGATGGAATACCACTCCCGGGACGTCCCCTGGTGGAACGACATGGTCGAACGCGTCGAGGGAAGCGGTCCGATTCTCGAAGACGGCTACATCGACCTTCCTGAAGGCCCCGGACTCGGTGTGCGGCTCGACCGTGACCTGTGCCGAGAGTTCCTGGCCGACGACTCGGAACTCATCGTCTAGACGTACGCCGGTCGAATTTTCCCGACACTCGAGTAGACCAGTGAGTCGTCTCTCTGGGGAAGATCGGTAATCTGCTCGTGGATGCACCCGCGTCTATAGCTATTTCAGCGCTCGTCTACCCACTACGCTTGGTACTCGCTACTTCGCTTCTGTGCCTATCTAACCGGCCAGCCGGTGCTCTCGTATCAGGTCCACAATAAAAAAGTATATATTTAACATGAATGTATGACATTCACATGGCATGGGATAGTAGTGCTATTAGACGGCGTCAGATCATCAAAGGGGTTGCTGCAGGGGGGAGCGCGTTCGTTGCGGGCTGTCTCGGCGGCGACGGCGACGATGACGGCGGATCCTCTTCGGGATCGATCAACTTCGTCCACATCTCTTCGTTCGAGCCGTCGGCGAACGACTTCAAGGAAGCCTACGGCAGTCAGAGCGACGCCACCCTCGAGGTTCAGTCGACGCCCGCCGAATCGAGTTCGAGCCGGGAATACTACGTCAACCAGTTTGCCGCGCAGTCCTCGGAATTCGACGTCGGAATGATGGACGTGGTCTGGCCGGCGGAGTTCGTCAGTGCGGGCTGGGCGTCGGAAGTCGACGATCCGGAGAACCACACCGACGAGATGCTCCCGACCCCGGTCGAAACCGTCACTATCGACGGTTCTCTGTACGGGATGCCCATGTTCACAGATGCGAACGGGCTCTACTATCGGACGGACCTACTCGAGGAAGCCGGATACGACGAACCGCCATCGACGTATATGGAACTCGTCGATATGGCACAGGATATCATGGGCCAGTCCGACGAGGACCTCAACGGCTACATCTGGCAGGGGGGTGCCAACGAGGGGCTGACGATCATGTGGCTCAACTGGCTGTGGGGGATGGGCGGTTCGGTGAGAGACGGAGACGGCAACCTGGTCGTCAACACCGAAGAGGGTGTCCAGGCGCTCCAGCACGCCGTCGATCTCATCCACGAGTACGAGATTACGCCCGAATCCATCCCCTCGAGTGGGACCGACGGGAATCGGCAAACCTTCCAACAGGGGAACACGATCTTCATGCGCAACTGGCCGTACGCGTACGCACTCTTTCAGGACGACACCCCCGTTACAGACAACTTCGCCGTGACGACGATGCCGAAAGCCGAGGGACACGAGGACGCAAGCAACTCGTGTATCGGCGGCTGGAGCCTGTTCATCAACAGCTTCTCGCAGAACAAGGCCGCCGCCCAGGAGCTGGCGACCTACGTCGGCACGGCCGAAGCGCAGGAAAAACTAGCCGTCGACCGGAGCCGGCTTCCGGTCCGTGCTGAACTCTACGAGGACGCGTACTGGGAGGACAGTGATACCGACAAACCCGCATTCCTCGACCGATTTAGCGAGATCCTCGATCAGACGAGCGCCCGCCCGGCAATTTCAAACTATTCCCAGTGGTCTAACATCGTGTACACCGAGTGCAATAACGCACTGACTCAACAGAAAAGTGTACAGGAGGCGCTCGACGACGCTCAAGAGCAGATCGATAGCGACATCAACAACGCCTGAGATCGGCTCTTTGCCGGGCCCGATTCGCTGTTTCGACTCGGGAGTCCGACCACAGTCTATCGGATAGCCGGACGTTCGCCTTTTCGTGACTTGTGGTATCGTCAGACACATTTATGGCTCATGAGACCACAACGAGAAGTGATGGTAGATTCGACCACGGGAAAACAGGATATCACCCGAATCGGTGAGGAGGGTTTACGCGGGCGGCTCGAACGCTATCGCGAACTCAGGATCACCGAAGAGGAGCTTGCAGTCGTGTTGTTGATGCCGGTGCTGGCCTTCTTACTCGCAGTCTCGTTTTATCCTATCGTGGACACGGTCTGGGCGAGCCTGCATACGGGATACGTCGTTCAACTTCCCACACAGACCACTGAATTCGTCGGAATCGAAAACTACCGGGCACTCTTTACCGACGGGAGCTTCTGGAACGCGCTGGGGGTGAGCCTCTTTTATACGTTCGTGAGCGTCCCGGTCGAACTGGTCTTCGGGCTCGGACTGGCTTTGCTCCTCAAGGCCGATTTCAAGTGGAAGTACTTCGCACAGGCTGCGATCCTCTTCCCATGGGCATTGCCAACGGTAATCAATGCGAAAATCTGGGCATGGCTGCTGAATCCCGACTACGGTGTCATAAGCGACATTCTCGTGCGGGTGGGTATCCTCAGCCAGCCGTACCCGTTTCTCTCCAGTCCCGACGTCGCACTGTACTCGATGACGGCGATTACGATCTGGAAGACGACCTCGTTTATGGCGCTCATCTTGCTCGCCGGACTCTCGAGTATCCCGGATCACCTGTACGAGTCCGCACGGATGGACGGGGCGTCGAGATGGCGCCAGTTCCGGGACATTACGCTGCCATTGCTCAAACCGACCATCCTCGTGGCACTTATTTTTCGAACGTTGCCCGCGTTCCAGGCGTTCGGGTTGCCCTACGGGCTCACAGGCGGTGGACCAGGAGAGGCGACGACGACGCTCGTCCTCTACACCCAGCAGGCCGCGTACAACAATCCCGGACCAACCAACGGCGGGTTCGCTCTCGGTTCGGCAGCAGCCACCGTCATCACTATGATCGCACTGGTGATCGCGCTGATTTACGTTGCTACTCTCTACGAACCGGAGGTGCGCTAGTATGAGCCTCGTCGACTCCGCCCGAGAGATGACTCTCGAGGACGTCGCACTCTGGGACATCGGCAAACGATTCGGGTTCTACGGCTCCATCGCGGCCATGGTCACGATCTCGATGTTTCCCGTCTTCTGGATCCTGCTCAGTTCCCTGAAGCCGCCGTCGGAACTCTTCGTCTTCCCCCAGGAATTTCTCCCCTACGTGATCACGATTCAGGACGGACAGCTTACCGTCGTCCAGCAGTTCCCGCTCACCCTCGAGAACTACCGGGCTGCCCTCCAGGAACGTCCCGTGGGACGATATCTGATCAACAGTGCAATCGTCGCCTCGGGGACGGCCATCATCGACGTCGTCCTCGGTTCGATGGCCGGATACGCGCTCTCGAGACTTCGGTTCCCGTACAAACTGCACGTGCTACTGCTCATCCTGTTTGCAGCACTCCTCCCGTTCATTTCCCGACTCATTCCACTGTACAAGCTGGCGATCGACCTGCAGGGAACGGTATTCGGACCGTTTTTCGGACTCAATCAGTATCTGGGATTGATCCTTCCCTACGCGGCGTTCCAGATGCCGTTTGCCGTCTGGATCTTCCAGGCGTACTTCAACGAGCTTCCCGATTCGCTCGAGGAAGCCGGGCTCATGGACGGGCTCTCACGAGTCGGCGTGCTGTTTCGCATCATCCTCCCGGTATCGATGCCAGCGATGGCGACGACGGCAATCATCGTCTTCATCTACGCCTGGAACGAGTTCCTGTTCGCGCTGACGTTCATGACGCAGGATTCAAAGCGAACGATTACGGTGGGTATCGCGCTCTTTGGCGGCCAGTTCAACTCCCCCTGGGGGATAATTACGGCAGCGGTCTTCATGTCACTCGTCCCGCTTATGGTGTTCATGCTCGTCTTCCAGAAGAAGATCGTCGAGGGCATGACTGCCGGAGTCGGCAAGGCCTGACCAGGTCCGTCTTCACAGATTTTTTCGTTTTCTCGGTTCGTTGGCGAGAGGGATCACGTTGGGAATCAACAGTCCCAGACCGTATCGTGTCCGTGAATGCGATAGTCCCAGACCGTATCGTGTCCGTGAATGCGATAGTCCCAGACCGTATCGTGTCCGTGAATGCGATAGTCCCAGACCGTATCGTGTCCGTGAATGCGATAGTCCCAGACCGTATCGTGTCCGTGAATGCGATAGTCCCAGACCGTATCGTGTCCGTGAATGCGATAGTCCCAGACCGTATCGTGTCCGTGAATGCGATAGTCCCAGACCGTATCGTGTCCGTGAATGTACCTACGTTCAGAACGAGGCCTGTGGCCAGTCGGTCCAAGAGTCGACGTTACTCGACGATATCTGCGTCGAACCGCTCCGTAACCTGCCTGTGACACGCGCTGAGTCGGTTCCGTTCGTCCCTCGAGAGCGGTGCAAGCGGTGGGAGCGGTTCACCGAGATCGAGCCCATCGAGTTTCACCAGGTGTTTGATGGCCGCCGCCGTTGGGATATTCTGATAGGTACTGACGAGTGGCAATACGAGTTCTCGAGCGAGTCGCGTGGCCGTCCGGTCGTCTCCGCGTCGGTGGGCTTCGTACAGTTCGGTCAGAGCCGCCGGAAACACGTTCGCCGGACCCGCGATGAGTCCATCGATACCGACGTCGAGTGACGGGATGGCGGTGGCAGTCGTCCCGTTAAAGACGGCGAACGACTCGGGCGTTGCCTCGACGACTCTGTGCTGGTAGATGAGATCCCCCGAGGTGTCTTTCAGGCCGACGATCGCGTCGTGCTCGGCAAGTGTGGCGACAGTTTCGACGGCAAGTTCGTTGCCGGTCAGCGCCGGAATGTTGTAGAGTACCACCGGAAGCGGACTCTCCTCGGCAAGCGAGGTGAAAAAACGCGAGAGACCGCGCTGGGTCGTATTCAGATAGTACGGGGCGACGACGACGGCTGCGTCTGCCCCGGCATCGGCTGCCGTCTCCATCTTCGCTCGTACCTCCTGGATACTCGTTCCACAGCACCCTGCGAGTACCGTGGTATCCCCGTCGGCGACCGAGGAGACCGTTCGAACGATCGTGTCGTGTTCTCTAGTGCTCAAACTCGAGAATTCACCGATCGAGCTTCCTGGAAAGAGGCCGTGAACGCCCCCGTCGATCAACGTACGTGTGAATTCCTCGAGTGTCTCTTCGTCGACTCCCTGGCCATCGGCGTCGATAGGCGTGGCCATGGGAACGACTGTTCCCGACAGTTCCATACGCCGTAGTTGTCTACCGACAAGTTATATTTTGGGATGGATGGTAGCTCGACACAAGATTTATTTCTTCGTTTCCCGACTGTTCGGTCATGAGTCTTGACGTAGCCGGCAGTCTCGACATGCAGATGCTCGTCGCTGGAGAGTGGGTCGACGGCGAGGAACGAGCAGCCGTCATCAACCCGTACGACGGTGAACGGATCGGCTCGATTCCGATGGCCGATGCCGAGCAGGTACGGACGGCCATCGACGCTGCTCAGTCTGCCTTCGAATCGACGACGCTCTCGGCCTACCAGCGATACGAACTGCTGATCGACACCGCCGATCGACTCGAGGAACGCACAGAGGAGGTCGCGCAAGTTATCACGGGCGAGCAGGGGAAACCGATCACCGAGGCTCGAACCGAGGTCGACCGGGCAGTTCAGACCCTGCGCCTCTCCGGTGAGCAGGCAAAGCGACTGTTCGGCGAGTACGTTCCCATGGACGCCCAGAAGGGGTTCGCCAGGGACCACTGTTTCACCCAGCGTGAACCCCTCGGTGTCGTCGCCGCCATTACGCCGTTCAACTTTCCGCTCAACCTGATGGTTCACAAGGTCGGTCCCGCGCTCGCGGCGGGAAACACCGTCGTCGGCAAACCGGCGACGAACACGCCGCTCAGCGCCCTTCTGCTGTTCGAGTGCCTCCAGGAAGCGCTCGAGGACTCGCCCGCTCCGGACGGTCTCGTCAACGTCGTCACCGGCAGCGGCAGTACGGTGGGCGACGAGATCCTGGCCCACGACGCCGTCGAGGCGATCTCCTTTACCGGCAGCACCGACGTCGGGAAGTACCTCGCCGAAAACAGCAGCATGAAAGAGCTGACTCTCGAGCTCGGCGGGAACGATCCGACGATCGTCTGGCACGATACAGACGTCGAAGCGGCAGCCAAGCAGGTCGTCGGCGGGGCATGTGCGAACGCGGGGCAGGTCTGTAACAGCGTCGAACGAGTCATCGTCCACGAGTCGGTAGCGGACGAACTCGTCGACGCGATGGTCGATGCCTGTCAAAACCTGACGATCGGCGATTCGTTCGACGAAACGACCGAGATTGCGGCGATGGTCGACGACGACCAGTTCGACGACGTCGTCGAGATATACGAGGAGACCGTCGCACAGGGGGCGACCGTCGAATGCGGCGGCAACTACGGCGGTGAGCTCGGCGAGCGAGTTTTCGAACCCACCGTCCTCTCGGGCGTGACCCCGGCGATGCCAGCAGCCAGAGAGGAGACGTTCGGTCCGCTCGTCCCAGTCATCAGCGTCGCTTCGTTCGACGAGGCGGTCGAAGAGGCCAACAACACGAACTACGGCCTCGAAGCAGGACTGTTCACCCAGGATATCGATCGAGCAAAACGGGCGGCAGACGAAATCGACGCCGGCGGCGTCAACATCAACACGGTCAGCGGCTTCCGGGCGGATCACATGCCGTACGGCGGGTTCAAGGACTCCGGCGTCGGAAAAGAGGGAATCAAATACGCAGTCGAGCACTTCTCGCGGGAGAAACTCGTCGGGTTTCACCAGGGATTCACGGACGTGTAGGCTGTTCAGTTATCTTCACCCGTTGTTCGCCCTCGCTCACTCCAGAGAGACCCACCGATCGTCCGCGGCCCCTTCGTAGATCGCTTCCATGATCTCCACGTCGATGCGACCGTGGTCGCCGTCCGGATAGATGGGCGCGTCGCCGCGGATACGGTCAGCGAAGTAGTCGAACTCCTCGAGCATCTGGTCGACTGGCTCGAGTTCGATGCGGGCGCGGCCGTCGCCGCGCGAGACGTGGAGGGCCCGAGATTGGTCCTGGAAGAAGGCGGGTTCGACGCGAACCTGTCCTTCCGTGCCCGTAACGGTGATCGAACTGGACTGACGGGCGTTGTGACTGGCGTAACAGCGACCAGTCACGCCGTCGGGAAACCGAAGCGCAAACGAGACCGTTTCGTCGACGTCGTCGAAGGCGTCGTGCGTGCTCGAGGTGGTCCCGGTGACGGCGACCGGATCCGTATCGAGAAGGAATCGGGCGGTGTTGAGCGGGTATATCCCGATATCGAAGAGTGCACCGCCGCCGGCGAGCCACTCGTCGAGGCGCCACTGATCGGGGTCGGGATTGATGCGGTCGAGCAGTCGCTGGGACATGTCTCCGTCGACAGCCATCGGCGTGCCCACGTAACCCGCATCGATGAGTTCGCGGGCCCGCCGCACCGCGGGTTCGGTGTGCATCCGATAGGCGATCATCAACTCGACGCCCGCACTCGCACAGATTGCCTCGAGTTCACGTGCGCGCTCGCTCGAGCGTTCCATCGGCTTCTCACAGAGGACGTGTTTGCCGTGGTCGGCAGCCGTCTCGACGTACTCCATGTGAAGGGCGTTGGGAGTGACGACGTAGATGGCATCGTAGGCGTCGGTCGCGACGCCATCGTGAAACTCATCGTAGGAAATCCCGTGGGTCGCACCGTCCGTGTTTTCGGCAATTCGCTCGGCCTTCTCGGCCGACCCACTGACGAGTACAGTCGGAACGCATCGCTCGCTCGCTTCCAGTGCGGGGAGGGCTCTCCCTTTGGTAAACCAGCCGAGTCCGATCACGGCAAATCGAACCGGCTCGACGTCGCTCGGGTCGACCCTCTCCCAGTCGCGGTCACAACCGTTACCGATCACTGCCTCGAGATCCATGCATACTCCCTCCAAACGACGTCTATTAAATCCTTGGCGGCAGAATTCACCACAAAACGTATATTTTTTATTAGATGCGACCGATCAACCCTCGTTACCGTGACTCAAACAGAGAGCCTCGTTAGCCACTTCGAGTGTTACGACTGCGGCGCGACCTACGACTTAGAGCACACCGAGTTCCCCTGTCCCGAGTGTGGGGGTATTCTCGATCCCAAGTACGACTACGACGAGATCGACGTCTCCCGCGAGGAAGTCGAGTCGCGAAACGGGTCGATGTGGAAGTATCGCGAACTCCTTCCCATCCGCGACACTGACGATGTCGTCTCGATGGGCGAAGGGGACACGCCGATCGTCGACTGTCCCGAACTCGCCGAGGAGATGGGCGTCGCCCGCGTCGCGATCAAAGACGAGGGACAGAACCCGACGAACACGTTCAAGGATCGCGGCGCTTCCGCGTCCATCTCCGGAGCGTCCCAGCAGAACATCGCGGAGGTCGCGATCCCCTCGGCCGGAAACGCCGGTCAGGCGGCGGCGGCGTACACCGCTCGAGCCGGGATCGACTGTCACGTCGTTCTCAACTACCAGTCGAACGACATCCAGAAGACGATGGTCGAAGCTCACGGCGCGGACCTTCACCTCGTCGACGGCAAACTCGACAAAGCCGGCGGAACGTTCGGCGAGTTGCGAGACGAACACGGCTGGTACACCGTCGCGACGTTTCAAACACCGTTCAGACACGAGGGAAAGAAGACGATGGGACTCGAGATTTTCGAGCAGTTCGACTGGGACAGTCCCGACGAGATTTTCTACCCCACCGGCGGCGGCGTCGGCCTGATCGGCATCTGGAAAGCCTATCAGGAGCTATCACGCCTGGGCTGGCTCGAGGACGAGACACCACCTAGCCTGCACGTTGCCCAGTCGAGTGGCTGTGCTCCGGTCGTCGAGGCGATCGAAGACCACCGCGAGGAACACGACGCCTGGGAGTGTCCCGAGTCCATCGGCCGCGGGATCGAAGTCCCCGATCCGGGCGCCTCACCCTGGATGCTCGAGGCCGTCTACGAGACCGGCGGCACCGGGGTCGCCGTCTCCGACGACGAGGCACTCGAGGGTGCCCTGGCGAGCGCACGACACGCCGGCGTCGAGATGTGTGTCGAACCCGGTGCCGCCCTGGCTGCGGCCATGCAGATGGCCGAAGAAGGGAAACTGGACGAAGACGACGAGGTCCTCATCATCAACACCGGGGCCGGAAACAAGGCGACCAACGCGCTCAGTTACGCGATCGAGTGAACGCCTGAGAGCGGTTTCCCACCGACACTGGCATCTGATCCCGGAAACACGGCTGATCCGATCGAGCGAGTGCAGGACGAGAGGACGGGCAGGATCGAGAGCGGTCTCAGTTCTCGAGGGCGGCCGCAAGCGCCTGGATCGGCGTCAGTGGTCCCTGGGTGTCCGGCGTGAGATCGACTGCTCGCGTGTCCAGGTTCAGATCCTCGAGTTGCGTCCGACAGGAGGCCCCCGGTGCCACGACGACCTCCCCGGAACTGTCGGAGAGTTGGGTCTCGAGAATCTCACCGATCGCCGTGCTCATCGCGTAGTGTTCGGCCTCGTACCCGAACGTTCCGGCCATGCCACAGCACGTCGAGTCGATCGGATCGACCGCGTATCCTACACGTCGAAGGACGCCGACCGCGTGGTGGTCTTTCTTCGTCGCCTTCTGGTGGCAGTGGCCGTGGTAGGCGAGCGAGACCGACGCCGCTTCGAAGTCGACCGAGTCGCCCAGTTCGAACACGTCGAGGTACTCACAGACGCCGTAGGTGTTTTCGGCGAGAGTCTCGACTCGCTTCCCCGAGAGCAAGTCGCGGTAGTCCGACTGGAACATCACCGCGTCCGAGGGCTCGACGAGGACGACGTCCCACCCATTCTCGACGCGTGGGGCGAGCGCTGCCACGTTTTCGGCTGCAGTCTGGCGGGATTTCTCGAGGAAACCCTTCGAGTGGGCGGGGCGACCACTGTCGGTTCGCTCCGCGAGGTCGACGTAGACGCCTGCGGCCTCGAGGACCCGAACCGCTGCCTTGCCGACTTCCGGATGACTGTAGTTCGTGTACGTATCCGGAAAAAGAATCACTCGGCGTTCAGCGTCAGATCGGCTAACCTTCGAACCGCCGCGCTCGCGAAACCACCGCTGGAGCGATTCCCGCTCGAACGTCGGCAGCGTGCGCTCTCGGGCGATCCCGAGAGTCCGTTCGGCGAGGCGTCGAGCACCGGGAAGTTTCGGGAGCGCGTTCGAAAACGGTGCAGTCAGGCTTCCGAGGCGAGCGAGGGTGTCGACGTTCGCAAATAGCCTGTCCCGGATCGCTGCACCGTCTCGCTGATGGCGGGCGTGGTTGACCTCGACTTTGAGCTTCGCCATGTCGACACCGCTCGGACAGTCTCTCGCACAGCCCTTGCACCCGACACAGAGGTCGAGGACCTCGGTGGCGAACGGCTCGTCGGTCGGATCGTCGGGAAGGTCGCCACTTATGGCCTGTCGGAGCATGTTCGCTCGACCGCGCGTGCTCGTGATCTCTTCGTCTGCGGCTCGATAGGTCGGACACATCACGCCCCCAGTCGTCTCTTGCGTTCCGCGACAGCCCCCACAGCCGTGACAGAGTTCGACCATCCCCTGCATGCCGTTCTCGTTGTCCCAGTTGAGGGTTGGCTCGAACTCGAGGTCGACGCCGGACTCGCCGTCGAACCGAAGGTTTTCGGTCATATCGACGTCCCCACAGACCTGTCCCGGATTGAGCAGCCAGTCTGGATCGCACGCCGTCTTCAACTCGCGGAACACCTGCCAGAGTGATTCGCCGTAGAGCTTCCGGTTCCACTGCGTCCGGGCCCGACCGTCGCCGTGTTCGCCGGAGACCGCCCCGCCAAACTCGACGACGAGGTCCGTCACAGCATCCGAAATGGCGACCATCGCCTCGCGGTCTCTCGCCGACTTCGTGTCGATGAGCGGCCGAATGTGCAAGACGCCTGGTCCGGCGTGGCCGTAAAAGGAGGCGAACGTGTCCCACTCCTCGAGGATTGCCTGAAACCGGTCGACGAATTCCGGCAAGTGTTCGGCGGGAACGGCACAGTCCTCGATGAAGCTAATGTGTTTGGCGTCCGAGGTGCGCGAGAGCAAGATCGGATTCGCGGCCTTGCGCATCTTCCAGAACATCGCCCGGTCGTCGGCCTCGTGGGCCTCCAGTGCCTCGAAGGCGTACCGTTCCGCGCGCGCCGTCTGCCTCTCTGCTCCCCCATTGGTCTGGGTGTGCTCAACCTCGCCGCGGACGCGATCCTCGACGAGGGCCGCAGTTTGCTCGCGGCCGTCCCGATCGTCGCTCGCGTAGAACTCGACGAGCAACGCCGCGTTGGTTCCCGAGGGGAGAAGCGACACCGTCTCCTCGAACTCCGGGGTTTCGCCCGCCAGCTCGAGGAGCATATCGTCGACGAGTTCGACCGCCGCAGGATCGTGCTCGAGCACGTTCTCGACGTCGGAGACGGCGTCGTACAGGCGCTCGTAGGCCAACAGCGCGATCGCTTTCGTCTCGGGGACCGGCTCGAGCGAGACCGTGGCCTCCGTGACGATCGCCAGCGTTCCCTCGCTGCCCGCGAGCAACCGCGCGAGGTTTACCGTTCCCGTCTTGGCCTCCTCGAGCAGCCGATCGAGATTGTACCCCGACACGTTGCGCTTGAGTGAAGGATAGCGCGATTCGATCTCCTCGGCGTGCTCGTCGATAATCGTGAGCACGTACGCGTAGATCCGGGGGAGGAGGTCGTCGGCATCGCTGTCGGCCCGTTCTCGTAGTTCCGAAACGTCCATCTCGCCGAGCGTCGCGACGGTACCGTCGGCCAGCACGACCTCGCAAGATTCGACGTACGCGTCAGTCTTGCCATACTTCAGGGAGTGAGAACCGGTCGAATTGTTTCCGATGGCACCGCCGATCGCGCTCCGGTTCCCGGAGGCCGGATCGGGCGCGAATTTGAGGTTTTCGGGAGCGAGTCGCTGGTTGAGGTCCTCGAGTACCGTTCCCGCCTGGACACGCGCCAGTCGAGAATCGGCGTCGACCTCGAGGATGGAGTCCATGTGTCGCGTGAAGTCGAGGACGATGGCCTCGTTGACGGTCTGCCCCGCGAGACTCGTCCCGCCGCCGCGGGGAAGGACCGGAATCTCCCGGTCGGCGCAGTAGGTCATGACCGAGGCGACATCCTCGGTGGTCCTCGGAAAGACGACACCGATCGGCGTCACTTCGTAGGCGGATGCGTCAGTTGCGTACAGTTGCCGGGTATAGACGTCGAATCGAACCTCTCCATCGATCCGGAGACGGAGGTCGTCGACCAGCTCCGGTCGTTCGACGTCGTCACCGACGTAGTCGTAGTCGGCTCGGTCGTCGACGGCGAGCGCTCCATCGGCGTCTACTTCTCTGCGTTTCTCGAATGCCATCTGTTAGTACCTGTTATGAACGCCTCACCTTGGATTTTCGGACTTCTCGGAGGGTCGTTTTGCGGTCAAAGACGCCGAGAGCCGACTCGGATTTAAGGTGATCGGTGCGTCGCAACCGTTTTCACGATAGCTCGGTCCGCGTCCCATCACGAAGGCCGGAAGGACGGTCTAGTTTAGCGCCTTCGCTAGTTCCCATATATCAATTTACCTATCCTATATGGAATTTTATAGTCGTGTGAAAACTATTCAAGTCATTCTCTGACTTTCGCCTAACGGTCCACTCACGAGTTATTAACTCGGTCAACGCGTGTTCTGAAGGTGTAAGGCTGATTTTTGATTATATTAGTTAGTCGAAATCAACATCACAACTCGATTCTAACCGAGATATGACAGTCATATATCGGTAACTATCGACGAGAAGCACAGTGTCGGTGAGATCGTGTATCTCGGTCGATCGATGCAGGGACACAGCGGCTGGACCGGCGCCTCGTCGTGCAAAAACTTCGACATCGAAAATCAGCTGTGACTCGAT
Above is a genomic segment from Natribaculum luteum containing:
- a CDS encoding mandelate racemase/muconate lactonizing enzyme family protein; the encoded protein is MHEDEPDYRIPQGGGVPWRSMGMEESHRPADRDIEITDVKTMAIAGNFTWGIVKVETDSDVYGLGETFRAEAALDMADRMSIDLEGENPLDTDRIVELLEQRYTATGRIGQAAFTAIETACYDIKGKVFDVPVYELLGGKYRDEIKIYCDTHGGESLGEAAAYDPMEVYTPESYARAAREVVDEGFEALKLDLDVPTHSSYDEANRRMDNEAIEHKVSLVEAVRDEIGYDIDLGMDLHWNFTVETAARLGKKLEPFDLAFLEDPVPPEKFEAQKRVTDALDIPVLTGENLVKPHQFNKAARKGIFDIAAPDVNKCGGLGEYRKIATICDLYGVPVASHNISSPLGTVAGVHASASIPNFLMMEYHSRDVPWWNDMVERVEGSGPILEDGYIDLPEGPGLGVRLDRDLCREFLADDSELIV
- a CDS encoding ABC transporter substrate-binding protein, which translates into the protein MAWDSSAIRRRQIIKGVAAGGSAFVAGCLGGDGDDDGGSSSGSINFVHISSFEPSANDFKEAYGSQSDATLEVQSTPAESSSSREYYVNQFAAQSSEFDVGMMDVVWPAEFVSAGWASEVDDPENHTDEMLPTPVETVTIDGSLYGMPMFTDANGLYYRTDLLEEAGYDEPPSTYMELVDMAQDIMGQSDEDLNGYIWQGGANEGLTIMWLNWLWGMGGSVRDGDGNLVVNTEEGVQALQHAVDLIHEYEITPESIPSSGTDGNRQTFQQGNTIFMRNWPYAYALFQDDTPVTDNFAVTTMPKAEGHEDASNSCIGGWSLFINSFSQNKAAAQELATYVGTAEAQEKLAVDRSRLPVRAELYEDAYWEDSDTDKPAFLDRFSEILDQTSARPAISNYSQWSNIVYTECNNALTQQKSVQEALDDAQEQIDSDINNA
- a CDS encoding carbohydrate ABC transporter permease; the protein is MVDSTTGKQDITRIGEEGLRGRLERYRELRITEEELAVVLLMPVLAFLLAVSFYPIVDTVWASLHTGYVVQLPTQTTEFVGIENYRALFTDGSFWNALGVSLFYTFVSVPVELVFGLGLALLLKADFKWKYFAQAAILFPWALPTVINAKIWAWLLNPDYGVISDILVRVGILSQPYPFLSSPDVALYSMTAITIWKTTSFMALILLAGLSSIPDHLYESARMDGASRWRQFRDITLPLLKPTILVALIFRTLPAFQAFGLPYGLTGGGPGEATTTLVLYTQQAAYNNPGPTNGGFALGSAAATVITMIALVIALIYVATLYEPEVR
- a CDS encoding carbohydrate ABC transporter permease, producing the protein MSLVDSAREMTLEDVALWDIGKRFGFYGSIAAMVTISMFPVFWILLSSLKPPSELFVFPQEFLPYVITIQDGQLTVVQQFPLTLENYRAALQERPVGRYLINSAIVASGTAIIDVVLGSMAGYALSRLRFPYKLHVLLLILFAALLPFISRLIPLYKLAIDLQGTVFGPFFGLNQYLGLILPYAAFQMPFAVWIFQAYFNELPDSLEEAGLMDGLSRVGVLFRIILPVSMPAMATTAIIVFIYAWNEFLFALTFMTQDSKRTITVGIALFGGQFNSPWGIITAAVFMSLVPLMVFMLVFQKKIVEGMTAGVGKA
- a CDS encoding dihydrodipicolinate synthase family protein, which codes for MELSGTVVPMATPIDADGQGVDEETLEEFTRTLIDGGVHGLFPGSSIGEFSSLSTREHDTIVRTVSSVADGDTTVLAGCCGTSIQEVRAKMETAADAGADAAVVVAPYYLNTTQRGLSRFFTSLAEESPLPVVLYNIPALTGNELAVETVATLAEHDAIVGLKDTSGDLIYQHRVVEATPESFAVFNGTTATAIPSLDVGIDGLIAGPANVFPAALTELYEAHRRGDDRTATRLARELVLPLVSTYQNIPTAAAIKHLVKLDGLDLGEPLPPLAPLSRDERNRLSACHRQVTERFDADIVE